One window of the Anopheles cruzii chromosome 2, idAnoCruzAS_RS32_06, whole genome shotgun sequence genome contains the following:
- the LOC128277773 gene encoding leukocyte surface antigen CD53 → MKSLLMNNLRERFNSCGTTTIKYLLFVFNLIFAISGLILLVAGIVVLVDVNDYQHFVQDRLLAPPVVLIVVGSFVFLVASLGCYGAIKESPKLLNAFAVFLLIVFIIEVAVAVAAIAFKSDLQDALRKQLDKSIARHNNADMMAWDSVHKNMMCCGIQGPKDWYDNLNKTMPASCCKPDLIEPDTNDCKNAPPLFMDRYHQDGCLMKLENHFHKNAAVLIAVGFAIAIFQLLGVFFACWLSSSIKRSNA, encoded by the exons ATGAAGTCCCTACTAATGAATAACCTAAGGGAACGGTTCAACTCGTGTGGAACAACCACTATAAAATACCtgctgtttgtgtttaatCTCATTTTTGCG ATTTCGGGCCTGATCCTGTTAGTGGCGGGCATCGTTGTGTTGGTCGATGTCAACGATTACCAACACTTCGTGCAGGACCGCTTGCTGGCCCCTCCAGTGGTCCTGATCGTCGTTGGTTCCTTCGTGTTTCTCGTCGCCTCCCTTGGATGCTACGGAGCGATCAAGGAGTCACCAAAGCTGCTGAATGCGTTTGCCGTTTTCCTGTTGATCGTCTTCATAATCGAGGTGGCCGTTGCAGTTGCGGCTATTGCCTTCAAATCAGATCTACAGGATGCGCTCCGGAAGCAGTTGGACAAATCTATCGCGCGGCATAATAATGCCGATATGATGGCTTGGGACAGCGTCCACAAGAATATGATGTGTTGCGGCATTCAGGGACCGAAGGATTGGTACGACAACCTTAACAAAACGATGCCGGCAAGCTGCTGCAAGCCCGACCTCATCGAACCGGACACCAATGATTGCAAGAATGCTCCACCGTTGTTCATGGACCGTTATCATCAG GATGGTTGTCTCATGAAGCTAGAGAATCACTTTCATAAGAATGCTGCTGTTTTGATCGCCGTCGGATTCGCAATCGCCATTTTTCAACTCCTGGGAGTATTCTTTGCCTGTTGGTTGTCGTCGTCTATTAAAAGAAGTAACGCTTAA
- the LOC128266878 gene encoding uncharacterized protein LOC128266878 translates to MGLFPDPPLTPKLKKRLFGGSSPRKSVPSESGAGGGSSGASGSGGRRKNDDRRNQSDRCAASGSLSKSSTPQQLSTSWEFIRSVSADNQYEVEREGLNEIIATPRYLEFLKNYREEAAATSEALAVASPRYIEVRKGRIVLESQQQLQPQPAARCGPPTSLLDCAKTDHLHERDSVLRINRARAAGSPVGPLSDTNTLDQAATLPYPAPLPPAGIIVPQTVLLDRYPPLPRSPSSPPPPPPHQTDGGGNGDDGGTTTSTASSGSSSAASPHTSPLRECGKLVRNTSGLLDSSKSTEMLEARIAELEEALLKLQERVNQSQCSSPTLEKEIKEHLEVMSKAMKTKDRKSMQVCREHKTLQVRFQKQENSLLALQNENKSLHQRVRQYETCLDDIMRKVVDALVAEDSLRDEVAILKGRVRDLEAQNAALVTASPAKSRDEGYCTMSSGQPQPTPEGHLEELPEEPEQWLVSAEPCTADMEDWSMSQEELATALDEENHEWIWNSSFLTTAETQTEDITAALLHEQIVYSEDEEVACTNFTRDFYRLVSFTSGSTRSLHSPLGNAGVGVGPGRQEEDLRTTEESKDSSSSTVDATDGDSSDDNERLSQSPTPSEGGRAQVLSCSSSDSSDALTEKLQLPPLPQCKSECGDDIGGTADDSPTCCQSPTEPQSRSLPPTPVRRFGMKKLGSDSSGTTGGSSVTATGGGASGLSINTADLLQDVLITCHNQLNKNGVQHVSSASAGRSPNTPTPPSWRKSMGWRRVQRGSGGHETHIPVPIAAKDRLKSPPPVPIRRTSAR, encoded by the exons ATGGGATTATTTCCCGACCCACCACTAACGCCGAAGTTAAAGAAACGTTTGTTTGGCGGAAGTTCTCCCCGCAAGAGTGTTCCCAGTGAAagtggcgccggcggcggaagtaGCGGGGCCAGTGGCAGCGGTGGTCGCCGGAAGAACGATGACCGGCGCAACCAGAGTGACCGGTGCGCCGCGTCGGGCAGTCTGTCGAAGTCCTCGACTCCCCAGCAATTGTCCACCTCGTGGGAGTTTATCCG ATCCGTGTCAGCTGACAATCAGTACGAGGTGGAACGGGAGGGGCTGAACGAAATCATTGCCACCCCGCGGTATCTGGAGTTTCTGAAGAACTACCGCGAAGAGGCGGCCGCAACGAGCGAGGCACTGGCCGTCGCCTCGCCCCGGTATATCGAGGTACGGAAAGGACGGATCGTACTAGAATCTCAGCAACAGCTGCAGCCGCAGCCAGCTGCCAGATGCGGCCCCCCAACCTCGCTGCTAGACTGCGCCAAGACTGATCACCTTCATGAGCGGGATTCGGTTCTGCGGATCAATCGGGCACGGGCTGCCGGAAGTCCCGTCGGGCCGCTGTCGGATACGAATACGCTCGACCAGGCAGCGACCCTCCCGTATCCAgcgccactgccgccggctGGCATCATCGTCCCGCAAACCGTCCTGTTGGATCGGTATCCACCGCTTCCGAGGTCACCgtcttcgccaccgccaccacctccacaCCAGACCGATGGCGGTGGGAACGGAGACGAtggtggcaccaccaccagcacggccagcagcggcagcagcagtgccgcCTCACCGCACACCTCACCACTGCGCGAGTGTGGGAAACTTGTTAGGAACACTTCCGGTTTGCTGGACTCCTCCAAGAGCACG GAAATGCTGGAAGCTCGCATTGCGGAACTAGAAGAGGCCTTATTAAAGCTACAAGAACGAGTAAACCAA AGCCAATGCAGTTCACCAACATTAGAGAAGGAAATTAAGGAGCATTTGGAAGT CATGAGCAAGGCGATGAAGACAAAGGACCGAAAATCGATGCAAGTTTGTCGGGAGCACAAAACACTGCAG GTGCGCTTCCAGAAGCAGGAAAACAGTCTGCTGGCGCTGCAGAACGAGAACAAATCGCTACACCAAAGAGTACGGCAGTACGAGACGTGCCTAGATGACATTATGCGCAAGGTCGTCGATGCACTGGTGGCCGAGGACAGCCTGCGGGATGAGGTGGCGATCCTGAAGGGGCGTGTGCGGGACCTCGAGGCTCAGAATGCGGCCCTCGTGACGGCGAGCCCGGCGAAAAGTCGCGACGAAGGTTACTGCACCATGAGCTCGGGCCAGCCCCAACCGACACCGGAAGGGCACCTGGAGGAGCTGCCCGAGGAGCCGGAGCAGTGGCTAGTGTCGGCGGAACCGTGCACGGCCGACATGGAGGACTGGAGCATGTCGCAGGAAGAGCTTGCCACCGCGCTGGACGAGGAGAACCACGAGTGGATCTGGAACTCCAGCTTTCTCACGACGGCCGAAACACAGACTGAGGATATTACTGCCGCCCTGCTGCACGAACAG ATTGTTTACTCGGAGGACGAGGAGGTGGCGTGCACGAACTTTACTCGAGACTTTTACCGGCTAGTCAGCTTCACCTCGGGAAGTACGCGCAGTCTGCACTCTCCGCTCGGAAACGCcggcgtcggtgtcggtcCTGGGCGGCAGGAGGAGGACTTGCGAACGACCGAAGAGTCGAAGGACAGCAGTAGTAGCACCGTCGACGCAACAGATGGTGACAGCAGTGACGACAACGAAAGACTGTCTCAAAGCCCGACTCCGAGCGAAGGCGGTCGGGCGCAAGTGCTTAGTTGTTCCTCCAGTGATTCGAGTGACGCACTGACCGAAAAGTTGCAGCTTCCGCCGTTGCCGCAGTGCAAGAGCGAATGCGGTGACGACATTGGCGGCACTGCGGATGACTCCCCGACCTGCTGCCAGTCACCGACGGAACCGCAGAGCCGGTCGCTTCCCCCGACGCCGGTGCGTCGTTTCGGGATGAAAAAGCTTGGCAGCGATTCAAGCGGCAcgaccggcggcagcagtgtTACAGCAACTGGCGGCGGGGCCAGTGGTTTATCGATCAATACGGCCGATCTGCTGCAGGATGTGCTGATTACGTGTCACAATCAACTGAACAAGAATGGTGTGCAGCATGTAAGTTCCGCTAGCGCCGGTCGCTCGCCGAacacaccgacaccaccgAGCTGGCGGAAAAGCATGGGCTGGCGGCGTGTGCAGAGAGGAAGCGGTGGCCAC GAAACGCACATCCCTGTGCCGATTGCAGCGAAAGATCGACTGAAGTCACCTCCTCCGGTGCCGATTCGGAGGACGTCCGCTAGGTAG